The following coding sequences are from one Eptesicus fuscus isolate TK198812 chromosome 7, DD_ASM_mEF_20220401, whole genome shotgun sequence window:
- the LOC129149622 gene encoding cytochrome P450 2A13-like — MLASGLLLAALLSCLTIMVLMSVWRQRKLLGKMPPGPPALPFIGNYLQLNTEQMYSSLMKISERYGPVFTVHLGTRRVVVLCGHDAVKEALVDQAEEFSGRGEQATFNRLSKGYGLLFSNGERAKQLRHFSISTLRDFGVGKQGIEERIQEEAGFLLEALRGTSGAFIDPTFFLSLTVSNVISSIVFGDRFDYEDREFLSLLRMMQGSFQFTATSTGQLYEMFSSVMKHLPGPQQQAFKELQGLEAFIAKKVEQNQRTLDPNSPRDFIDSFLIRMQEEQKHPHTEFHLKNLVLTTLSLFFAGTQTVSMTLRHGFLLLMKHPDVEAKVHAEIDRVVGKNRQPKFEDRAKMPYTEAVIHEIQRFGDMIPMGVARRVTKDTKFRNFLLPKGTEVFPMLGSVLRDPKFFSNPGDFNPQHFLDEKGQFKKSDAFVPFSIGKRYCLGEGLARMELFLLLTTIMQNFRFKSSQAPKDIDVSPKHVGFATIPRNYTMSFLPR, encoded by the exons ATGCTGGCTTCGGGGCTGCTGCTGGCGGCTTTGCTGTCCTGCCTGACAATCATGGTCTTGATGTCTGTCTGGCGGCAAAGGAAGCTCTTGGGAAAGATGCCTCCTGGTCCCCCAGCACTGCCCTTCATCGGGAACTACTTGCAgctgaacacagagcagatgtACAGCTCCCTCATGAAG ATCAGCGAGCGCTACGGTCCAGTGTTCACCGTCCACCTGGGCACTCGGAGGGTCGTGGTGCTGTGTGGACATGACGCTGTAAAGGAGGCTCTGGTGGACCAGGCTGAGGAATTCAGTGGGCGAGGCGAGCAGGCCACCTTTAACCGGCTCTCCAAAGGCTATG GCTTGCTGTTCAGCAATGGGGAGCGCGCCAAGCAGCTCCGGCACTTCTCCATCAGCACGCTGCGGGACTTCGGTGTGGGCAAGCAGGGCATCGAGGAGCGCATCCAGGAGGAGGCGGGCTTCCTCCTCGAGGCCCTTCGGGGCACGAGCG gtGCCTTCATCGATCCCACCTTCTTCCTGAGCCTAACTGTCTCCAATGTCATCAGCTCCATTGTCTTCGGGGACCGCTTTGACTATGAGGACAGAGAGTTCCTTTCACTGCTGCGCATGATGCAGGGAAGCTTCCAGTTCACAGCCACATCTACCGGGCAG CTCTATGAGATGTTCTCCTCGGTGATGAAACACCTGCCGGGGCCACAGCAACAGGCATTTAAGGAGCTCCAGGGGCTGGAGGCCTTTATAGCCAAGAAGGTGGAGCAGAACCAACGTACCCTGGATCCCAACTCCCCGCGGGACTTTATCGACTCCTTCCTCATCCGCATGCAGGAG GAGCAAAAGCACCCCCACACAGAGTTCCACTTGAAGAACCTGGTACTGACCACGCTGAGCCTTTTCTTTGCGGGTACCCAGACGGTGAGCATGACCCTGCGTCATGGTTTCCTGCTGCTCATGAAGCACCCAGATGTGGAGG CCAAGGTCCACGCGGAGATTGACCGGGTGGTTGGCAAAAACCGTCAGCCCAAGTTCGAAGACAGGGCCAAGATGCCCTACACAGAGGCGGTGATCCACGAGATCCAGAGATTCGGAGACATGATCCCCATGGGCGTGGCCCGCAGAGTCACCAAGGACACCAAGTTTCGGAACTTCCTCCTCCCTAAG ggcaCTGAAGTGTTTCCTATGCTGGGCTCCGTGCTAAGAGACCCCAAGTTCTTCTCCAACCCTGGAGATTTCAACCCCCAGCATTTCCTAGATGAGAAAGGGCAGTTCAAGAAGAGTGATGCTTTTGTGCCATTCTCCATTG GAAAGCGGTACTGCTTGGGAGAAGGCCTGGCTAGAATGGAGCTCTTTCTCCTGCTCACCACCATCATGCAGAACTTCCGCTTCAAGTCCTCTCAGGCACCCAAGGATATCGACGTGTCCCCGAAACATGTGGGCTTTGCCACCATCCCACGAAACTACACCATGAGCTTCCTGCCACGCTag